One Sinorhizobium mexicanum genomic region harbors:
- a CDS encoding DUF2059 domain-containing protein: MKKLTGLARTFAAAAVLVSVTVPAVRAQDVTEDQIKAARATIGALGVTNTFDNILPRLAERLKNTLIQSSPNHQELITATVDEKALALAARRADLEREAATIYAKTFSVEELNAITEFYSSPAGKKLLDNGPIASRELLKAADIWAAGVSRDLTNDATKSLDAKIGGAPAADAGTAAPAQQ, from the coding sequence ATGAAGAAACTCACAGGGCTTGCCCGCACTTTCGCGGCTGCTGCCGTTCTCGTTTCGGTTACGGTTCCGGCAGTGCGCGCCCAGGACGTCACGGAAGATCAGATCAAGGCCGCCCGCGCGACCATCGGTGCGCTTGGCGTGACCAACACTTTTGACAACATTCTGCCGCGCCTCGCCGAGCGATTGAAGAATACGCTGATCCAGTCCTCGCCGAACCACCAGGAGCTGATCACAGCCACGGTCGACGAGAAGGCGCTGGCTCTTGCGGCACGGCGTGCGGATCTCGAGCGCGAGGCTGCAACTATCTATGCCAAGACCTTCTCGGTCGAGGAACTGAACGCGATCACCGAGTTCTACAGTTCGCCCGCCGGCAAGAAGCTGCTGGACAATGGTCCGATCGCTTCCCGCGAGTTGCTGAAGGCGGCCGATATCTGGGCGGCCGGCGTTTCGCGCGACCTGACGAATGACGCCACGAAGTCGCTTGATGCGAAGATCGGCGGCGCGCCCGCAGCCGACGCTGGCACCGCCGCTCCGGCGCAGCAGTAA
- a CDS encoding LTA synthase family protein, producing the protein MASIDSAAARRSRTFVDRSGPSVRNAKALAGTRSAFFSLFIAAALVFAIELIVRQSLAETVAYFIDPMRPAWTTIAVFFLVLLAVDALFGREHKAALLVVPLAILPAFISEQKQVFLSDPLYPTDFLFGRQIMELMPVLVKDRPWTAVAVVVGLIAMIATIGLLLRYAWRNFPKLTRRERLVRVGFALPLLVAFWHIMDYNQFSWIRDRLRVIPIMWDQTENYRHNGFALAFAINLPMASVSAPAGYMADAIDRIPVKPLPAGTTHRGKPDVIVVMSESFWDPTRLPNVKFSSDPMPTVRQMQVGNVFSPEFGGMTANVEFEALTGFSNAFLPYGSIPYQQYIRNPIPSLATFFRSEGYVARAIHPFQGWFWNRNAVYKAFGFDAFRSEENLPAMQKRGIFASDESLTKEIIRQADAMEDPFFFFTVTLQGHGPYEPNRYAKNTIKVEGNLPEGDRQVLATYAQGIKEADDSLKMLMDWAKKRDRETIIVLFGDHLPPLNTVYTNTGYMNDVTASRKGSKEQMKAQHETPLVVWSNKTGPKKNIGTISPAFLSYQILKQAGYEHPYYTGFLGKVYDQYRVVDRYMVVRKNGKDVAEWSRQPKVPASLRDYRFLQHDIMFGKRYSTERFFKSHAELFPAGS; encoded by the coding sequence TTGGCCAGTATCGATTCCGCCGCCGCGAGACGCTCCCGGACCTTTGTCGATAGGTCTGGGCCCTCCGTCAGAAACGCCAAGGCGCTGGCTGGCACGCGCAGCGCGTTCTTCTCTCTTTTTATTGCTGCCGCGCTTGTGTTCGCGATCGAACTTATCGTGCGCCAGTCCCTTGCCGAGACGGTGGCCTATTTCATCGATCCCATGCGTCCGGCCTGGACGACGATCGCTGTTTTCTTCCTGGTTCTGCTTGCAGTCGACGCACTCTTCGGCCGCGAGCACAAGGCGGCCCTGCTTGTCGTGCCGCTCGCCATCCTGCCGGCATTCATCAGCGAGCAGAAGCAGGTCTTCCTTTCCGATCCCCTTTATCCGACCGATTTCCTTTTCGGTCGGCAGATCATGGAATTGATGCCTGTCCTTGTTAAGGATCGCCCGTGGACTGCCGTCGCAGTCGTGGTCGGCTTGATCGCCATGATCGCCACCATCGGCCTGCTCCTGCGCTATGCCTGGCGGAACTTTCCCAAGCTGACGCGCAGGGAGCGTCTCGTTCGCGTCGGCTTTGCCCTGCCGCTGCTCGTCGCGTTCTGGCACATCATGGACTACAACCAGTTTTCGTGGATCCGCGACCGCTTGCGGGTGATTCCGATCATGTGGGACCAGACCGAGAACTATCGCCACAACGGTTTTGCGCTTGCCTTCGCGATCAACTTGCCGATGGCCAGTGTCAGCGCGCCGGCGGGCTACATGGCCGATGCAATCGACCGCATTCCGGTGAAGCCGCTGCCTGCCGGAACGACGCATCGCGGCAAGCCGGATGTGATCGTGGTCATGAGCGAATCCTTCTGGGATCCGACTCGCCTGCCGAACGTGAAGTTTTCGTCCGATCCGATGCCGACGGTGCGTCAAATGCAGGTGGGCAATGTCTTCTCGCCGGAATTCGGCGGCATGACAGCCAATGTCGAATTCGAGGCGCTGACCGGCTTTTCGAATGCGTTCCTGCCCTATGGCAGCATCCCCTACCAGCAATATATCCGCAATCCGATCCCCTCGCTCGCAACCTTCTTCCGTAGCGAAGGTTACGTCGCGCGCGCCATCCATCCCTTCCAGGGCTGGTTCTGGAACCGGAACGCCGTCTACAAGGCATTCGGCTTCGACGCGTTCCGCTCGGAAGAGAACTTGCCGGCGATGCAGAAGCGCGGGATCTTCGCCTCGGACGAATCGCTGACGAAGGAAATCATCCGCCAGGCGGATGCCATGGAGGACCCGTTCTTCTTCTTCACGGTGACGCTGCAGGGCCATGGACCCTACGAACCGAACCGCTACGCGAAGAACACGATCAAGGTCGAGGGCAACCTCCCGGAAGGCGACCGCCAGGTGCTCGCGACCTATGCCCAGGGCATCAAGGAAGCGGACGACAGCCTGAAGATGCTGATGGACTGGGCGAAGAAACGCGACCGCGAAACGATCATCGTGCTCTTCGGCGATCATCTGCCGCCGCTCAACACGGTCTACACCAACACGGGTTACATGAACGACGTGACCGCGTCCCGCAAGGGTTCGAAGGAACAGATGAAGGCGCAGCACGAAACGCCGCTCGTCGTCTGGTCGAACAAGACCGGCCCGAAGAAAAACATCGGGACGATCAGCCCGGCCTTCCTTTCCTATCAGATCCTGAAGCAGGCCGGCTACGAGCACCCCTACTACACGGGCTTCCTGGGCAAGGTTTACGACCAGTACCGCGTTGTCGACCGCTATATGGTGGTGCGCAAGAACGGCAAGGATGTTGCGGAGTGGTCGCGGCAGCCGAAGGTACCCGCATCGCTACGCGACTACCGCTTCCTTCAGCACGACATCATGTTCGGCAAGCGGTACAGCACGGAACGCTTCTTCAAGTCCCACGCCGAGCTCTTCCCCGCCGGTTCCTAA
- a CDS encoding TolB family protein, translated as MRSSVEIFDVGSGETRIVWQTERLVEAPNWSPDGRYLVINGDGRLYRLALDGTEPMEIDTGFARQCNNDHGISPDGKKLVISDKTEFGKSAIYVLPIEGGVPRLITPNLPSYWHGWSPDGRTLAYCGIRDQVFDVYTIAVDGGRERRLTMGEGRNDGPDWSPDGHWIYFNSSRTGRMQIWRIRPDGSGVQRITDSPYGDWFPHPSPDGRHLLVLSYDGDIFDHPRDLDVRLRLMDPEGGNALVLFELFGGQGTMNVPNWSPTGEAFAFVRYQPE; from the coding sequence ATGCGCAGCTCGGTGGAGATCTTCGACGTCGGCAGCGGCGAGACGCGCATCGTCTGGCAGACGGAACGGCTGGTCGAGGCACCCAACTGGTCGCCGGATGGACGCTATCTGGTCATCAATGGCGACGGCCGGCTTTATCGTCTCGCGCTCGACGGCACCGAACCGATGGAGATCGACACGGGCTTTGCCCGCCAGTGCAACAACGACCACGGCATTTCCCCTGATGGGAAAAAGCTCGTCATCAGTGACAAAACAGAATTCGGCAAATCGGCGATCTACGTCCTGCCGATCGAGGGCGGCGTCCCCCGTCTGATCACGCCGAACCTGCCGTCCTATTGGCACGGCTGGTCTCCGGACGGGCGCACACTCGCCTATTGCGGCATTCGCGATCAGGTCTTCGATGTCTACACGATCGCGGTCGATGGCGGCCGCGAGCGCCGGCTGACGATGGGCGAAGGTCGCAATGACGGACCGGACTGGTCGCCCGACGGACATTGGATCTATTTCAATTCAAGCCGCACCGGCCGCATGCAGATCTGGCGGATTCGACCAGACGGCAGTGGCGTGCAACGCATCACCGACAGCCCTTATGGCGACTGGTTTCCGCATCCTTCGCCCGATGGCCGACACCTGCTGGTGCTCTCCTACGACGGCGACATCTTCGACCATCCGCGCGACCTTGACGTCAGGCTTCGCCTGATGGACCCGGAAGGCGGCAATGCGCTGGTGCTGTTCGAGCTCTTCGGCGGGCAGGGAACGATGAATGTCCCGAATTGGTCGCCGACGGGAGAGGCATTCGCGTTCGTGCGATATCAGCCGGAGTGA
- a CDS encoding class II 3-deoxy-7-phosphoheptulonate synthase, with amino-acid sequence MAQTWTPNSWRQKPIQQVPDYPDLAALEAVETRLAKYPPLVFAGEARRLKTALANVAEGRGFLLQGGDCAESFAEHGADTIRDFFRAFLQMAVVLTFGAQQPVVKVGRIAGQFAKPRSSGVEKQGDVTLPSYRGDIINGIEFTEEARVPNPERQVMAYRQSAATLNLLRAFAMGGYANLENVHQWMLGFVKDSPQAERYRKLADRISETMDFMKAIGITSENHPSLRETDFFTSHEALLLGYEQALTRVDSTSGDWYATSGHMIWIGDRTRQPDHAHVEYCRGIKNPLGLKCGPSLTADGLLELIDLLNPANEAGRLTLICRFGHDKVAEHLPRLIRAVEREGKKVVWSCDPMHGNTITLNNYKTRPFERILSEVESFFQIHRAEGTHPGGIHIEMTGNDVTECTGGARALSGDDLADRYHTHCDPRLNADQALELAFLLAERMKGGRDEKKMVVNG; translated from the coding sequence ATGGCACAGACTTGGACTCCGAACAGCTGGCGGCAAAAACCCATTCAGCAGGTGCCGGATTATCCGGATCTCGCAGCGCTTGAGGCAGTGGAAACACGCCTTGCGAAGTATCCGCCGCTCGTCTTCGCCGGCGAGGCACGGCGTCTGAAGACTGCTCTTGCCAATGTCGCCGAGGGCCGCGGTTTCCTGCTGCAGGGCGGCGACTGCGCGGAAAGCTTCGCCGAGCACGGCGCAGACACCATCCGCGACTTCTTCCGCGCCTTCCTGCAGATGGCCGTCGTCCTGACCTTTGGGGCCCAGCAGCCGGTCGTGAAAGTCGGCCGCATCGCCGGCCAGTTCGCCAAGCCGCGCTCTTCGGGCGTGGAAAAGCAGGGTGACGTGACGCTGCCGAGCTACCGCGGCGACATCATCAACGGGATCGAGTTCACGGAAGAGGCCCGCGTGCCCAATCCGGAGCGGCAGGTCATGGCCTACCGCCAGTCCGCTGCAACGCTGAACCTGCTGCGTGCCTTCGCGATGGGCGGCTATGCCAACCTCGAGAACGTGCATCAGTGGATGCTGGGCTTCGTCAAGGACAGCCCGCAGGCCGAGCGCTACCGCAAGCTCGCCGACCGGATCTCCGAGACCATGGATTTCATGAAGGCGATCGGCATCACTTCGGAAAACCACCCGAGCCTGCGCGAGACCGATTTCTTTACCAGCCACGAGGCGCTGCTGCTCGGCTACGAGCAGGCGCTCACCCGCGTCGACTCGACGTCAGGTGACTGGTATGCGACCTCTGGCCACATGATCTGGATCGGCGACCGCACGCGTCAGCCCGACCATGCGCATGTCGAATATTGCCGTGGCATCAAGAACCCGCTTGGCCTGAAGTGCGGCCCGTCGCTGACGGCGGACGGCCTTCTGGAACTGATCGACCTCCTCAACCCGGCAAACGAAGCTGGCCGCCTGACGCTGATTTGCCGTTTCGGTCACGACAAGGTCGCCGAGCATCTGCCGCGCCTCATCCGCGCGGTCGAACGCGAGGGCAAGAAGGTCGTGTGGTCGTGCGATCCCATGCACGGCAACACAATCACGCTCAACAACTACAAGACCCGGCCCTTCGAACGGATCCTGTCGGAAGTCGAAAGCTTCTTCCAGATTCACCGTGCGGAAGGCACGCACCCGGGCGGCATCCACATCGAGATGACGGGCAACGACGTCACCGAATGCACCGGCGGTGCGCGCGCGCTTTCCGGCGACGATCTCGCCGACCGTTACCACACGCACTGCGATCCGCGCCTGAATGCGGACCAGGCACTCGAACTCGCCTTCCTGCTTGCCGAACGCATGAAGGGCGGCCGCGACGAGAAGAAGATGGTCGTCAACGGCTGA
- a CDS encoding NAD+ synthase has protein sequence MTAQKAAPSTLRIAVAQLNPTVGDIAGNLAKAREARADAARQGADLLLFTELFISGYPPEDLVLKPAFLKACLQAVERLAADTGDEGPGVVIGFPRQAGALRHNSIAVLDGGKIVAIRDKVDLPNYGEFDEKRVFDAGAMPGPVNFRGVRVGIPICEDIWGDLGVCETLKESGAEILLSPNGSPYYRGKVDVRHQVVLKQVIETGLPMIYANQLGGQDELVFDGASFAFNADKSLAFQMSQFEEAVAISEWRRGEDGWVSSNGLNSRIPESDEADYRACMLGLRDYVNKNGFKNVVLGLSGGIDSAICTALAVDALGEERVRTVMLPYRYTSQESLKDAEACAKALGCRYDTVAIEEPVEGFLSALSDAFEGTESGITEENLQSRTRGTILMAISNKFGSMVVTTGNKSEMSVGYATLYGDMNGGFNPIKDLYKMQVYALSRWRNGAVPPGALGPSGEVIPQNIIDKAPSAELRPNQTDQDSLPPYPVLDDILECLVEKEMSTEEIVARGHDEPTVHRVEHLLYIAEYKRRQSAPGVKITKKNFGRDRRYPITNRFRDRG, from the coding sequence ATGACTGCACAGAAAGCCGCTCCCTCAACGCTACGGATTGCCGTGGCCCAGCTCAATCCGACCGTAGGCGACATCGCCGGCAATCTGGCGAAGGCACGCGAGGCGCGCGCGGACGCAGCGCGCCAAGGCGCCGATTTGCTCCTGTTCACCGAACTCTTCATTTCCGGTTACCCGCCGGAAGACCTCGTTCTGAAACCGGCATTTCTGAAGGCCTGCCTGCAGGCCGTCGAGAGGCTCGCCGCCGATACGGGTGATGAAGGCCCGGGCGTCGTCATCGGCTTTCCCCGTCAGGCCGGAGCGCTCCGCCACAATTCGATTGCGGTCCTGGACGGAGGCAAGATCGTTGCGATCCGCGACAAGGTTGACCTGCCGAACTACGGCGAGTTCGACGAGAAGCGGGTGTTCGACGCCGGCGCCATGCCCGGGCCCGTCAATTTCCGCGGTGTGCGTGTCGGCATACCGATCTGCGAAGACATCTGGGGCGATCTCGGCGTCTGCGAAACACTCAAGGAAAGCGGCGCCGAAATCCTCCTTTCCCCGAACGGGTCACCCTACTACCGCGGCAAGGTCGATGTTCGCCATCAGGTCGTCCTGAAGCAGGTGATCGAGACGGGCCTGCCTATGATCTATGCCAACCAGCTTGGCGGTCAGGACGAACTGGTCTTCGACGGGGCGAGCTTCGCCTTCAACGCGGATAAGTCGCTCGCCTTCCAGATGAGTCAGTTCGAGGAGGCGGTCGCAATCTCCGAATGGAGGCGCGGCGAGGATGGTTGGGTCTCGTCGAATGGGCTCAATTCACGCATACCGGAAAGCGACGAGGCGGATTATCGCGCCTGCATGCTGGGGCTCAGGGACTATGTCAACAAGAACGGCTTCAAGAATGTCGTGCTCGGCCTTTCGGGTGGCATCGACTCCGCGATTTGTACGGCGCTCGCCGTCGATGCGCTTGGCGAGGAGCGGGTGCGCACCGTCATGCTGCCGTACCGATACACCTCGCAAGAATCACTGAAGGACGCCGAGGCCTGCGCCAAGGCGCTCGGATGCCGCTACGATACAGTTGCGATCGAGGAGCCGGTCGAGGGCTTCCTAAGCGCGCTCTCTGACGCGTTTGAGGGCACCGAATCCGGCATTACCGAGGAGAACCTCCAGAGCCGTACGCGCGGGACGATCCTGATGGCGATCTCCAACAAATTCGGCTCGATGGTGGTGACGACCGGCAACAAGTCCGAGATGTCGGTCGGCTACGCCACGCTTTACGGCGACATGAACGGCGGCTTCAACCCGATCAAGGATCTCTACAAGATGCAGGTCTACGCCCTTTCGCGCTGGCGCAACGGCGCCGTGCCGCCGGGCGCGCTGGGACCTTCCGGCGAGGTCATTCCGCAGAACATCATCGACAAGGCGCCGTCCGCTGAACTTCGGCCGAACCAGACCGACCAGGATTCGTTGCCGCCCTATCCGGTGCTCGACGACATTCTGGAATGCCTGGTGGAAAAGGAGATGAGCACGGAGGAAATCGTCGCCCGCGGGCATGACGAACCGACCGTTCATCGTGTCGAACACCTGCTATATATCGCCGAATACAAGCGCCGGCAGTCGGCGCCAGGCGTGAAGATCACCAAGAAGAACTTCGGTCGCGACCGGCGCTACCCGATTACCAATCGCTTCCGCGACAGGGGGTAA
- a CDS encoding GFA family protein codes for MEIHEGGCLCGAVRFKTRGKLREVIFCHCSQCRKQTGLYYAATNVKNNDIDVEGADNVTWYRSSPEAQRGFCRSCGSALFWKADALDYTSILAGTFEEPTRLEPGYHIYCADKGDYYDVDDELPKFDQGRA; via the coding sequence ATGGAAATTCATGAAGGCGGCTGCCTTTGCGGCGCTGTGCGGTTCAAAACGCGCGGCAAGCTCCGGGAGGTCATCTTCTGCCATTGCTCGCAGTGCCGGAAACAAACGGGCCTCTATTACGCCGCGACGAATGTGAAAAACAACGACATCGATGTCGAAGGCGCGGACAATGTCACCTGGTATCGTTCGAGCCCGGAGGCGCAGCGCGGCTTTTGCCGGTCCTGCGGATCGGCGCTTTTCTGGAAGGCCGACGCACTCGACTACACGTCGATACTTGCGGGCACTTTCGAGGAGCCGACGCGGCTCGAACCCGGCTATCACATCTATTGCGCCGACAAGGGCGACTATTACGACGTCGACGACGAACTGCCGAAGTTTGACCAGGGCCGCGCCTGA
- a CDS encoding DUF1003 domain-containing protein, which produces MPHLNEISQILLGKPSSQLSEIERRILTHARERRPLSTDTQAAFDTSLSFGARLADAIARVGGSWTFILGFCAFLVAWVVINSILLVRGAFDPYPYIFLNLVLSMLAALQAPVIMMSQNRQAERDRFAASKDYEVNLKAEVELIALHHKVDDVLLREIAELRSELANLNRQLAQSMPVTGRGEESAGK; this is translated from the coding sequence ATGCCGCATCTCAACGAAATTTCCCAAATTCTCCTCGGCAAACCCAGTAGCCAGTTGAGCGAAATCGAACGCCGCATCCTGACGCATGCGAGAGAGCGACGGCCTCTTTCGACGGACACGCAGGCGGCATTCGATACCAGCCTTTCCTTTGGTGCCCGGCTCGCCGATGCCATCGCACGCGTCGGCGGCTCCTGGACCTTCATCCTCGGCTTCTGCGCCTTCCTCGTCGCCTGGGTCGTCATCAACTCGATCCTCCTCGTACGTGGCGCATTCGATCCCTACCCGTACATCTTCCTCAATCTGGTGCTTTCGATGCTGGCGGCGTTACAGGCGCCAGTCATCATGATGTCGCAGAACCGTCAGGCCGAACGGGACCGCTTCGCCGCCTCCAAGGACTACGAGGTCAATCTCAAAGCCGAGGTCGAGCTGATCGCTCTTCACCACAAGGTGGATGACGTCCTGCTCCGCGAAATTGCCGAACTGCGCTCCGAGCTTGCCAACCTCAATCGTCAGCTAGCGCAGTCCATGCCCGTCACGGGCCGCGGCGAGGAATCGGCGGGAAAATAG
- the gor gene encoding glutathione-disulfide reductase — MTAFDYDLFVIGGGSGGVRSGRLAAALGKKVAIAEEFRYGGTCVIRGCVPKKLYVYASQYSEHFEDAAGFGWTVGESRFDWAKLVAAKEQEISRLEGLYRKGLANADAEILDTRAELAGPNTVRLLASGKTVTAERIVVAVGGHPSPHEALPGHELCISSNEAFDLAELPKSILIAGGGYIAIEFANIFHGLGVETTVIYRGKEILSRFDQDLRRGLHAAMEEKGIRILCEDIIQSVSTDPQGGRVAQTMKHGELVVDQVMLALGRVPNTKGLGLESAGVKVNERGAIIVDAFSRTSAPGIYALGDVTDRVQLTPVAIHEAMCFIETEYKNNPTSPDHDLIATAVFSQPEIGTVGMTEEDAARKFDELEVYRAEFRPMKATLSGRKERMIMKLVVNAADRKVVGAHILGHDAGEMAQLLGISLKAGCTKDDFDRTMAVHPTASEELVTMYQPSYRIRNGERVA, encoded by the coding sequence ATGACCGCTTTCGACTATGACCTCTTCGTGATCGGCGGTGGTTCGGGTGGCGTCAGAAGCGGGCGTCTGGCGGCGGCGCTCGGCAAGAAGGTGGCGATTGCGGAGGAGTTTCGTTATGGCGGCACCTGTGTCATCCGCGGCTGCGTGCCGAAGAAGCTCTACGTCTATGCCTCGCAGTATTCTGAGCATTTCGAGGACGCGGCGGGTTTCGGCTGGACGGTTGGCGAAAGCCGCTTCGACTGGGCGAAGCTGGTCGCGGCGAAGGAACAGGAGATCTCCCGTCTTGAGGGCCTCTACCGCAAGGGGCTTGCCAATGCCGACGCAGAAATCCTCGACACCCGCGCCGAGCTCGCCGGGCCCAACACGGTGCGACTGCTGGCAAGCGGCAAGACCGTCACAGCCGAGCGCATCGTGGTTGCGGTCGGCGGGCATCCGAGCCCGCACGAAGCGCTTCCGGGTCACGAGCTCTGCATCAGTTCCAACGAGGCCTTCGACCTCGCCGAACTGCCGAAATCGATCCTCATTGCGGGCGGCGGCTATATTGCGATCGAATTCGCCAACATTTTCCACGGCTTGGGCGTCGAGACGACGGTGATTTATCGTGGCAAGGAAATTCTCTCGCGCTTCGACCAGGACCTCAGACGCGGCCTGCATGCGGCAATGGAAGAAAAGGGTATCCGCATCCTTTGCGAGGACATCATCCAGTCGGTATCGACCGATCCACAAGGCGGACGCGTCGCTCAGACGATGAAGCACGGCGAGCTTGTTGTCGACCAGGTCATGCTCGCCCTGGGGCGCGTGCCGAATACCAAGGGTCTCGGCCTCGAGAGCGCAGGCGTCAAGGTCAACGAGCGCGGCGCGATTATCGTTGACGCCTTCTCGCGCACGAGCGCACCGGGCATTTACGCGCTCGGCGACGTGACTGATCGCGTACAGCTCACGCCGGTGGCGATTCACGAGGCCATGTGCTTCATCGAGACGGAATACAAGAACAACCCGACGTCGCCGGATCACGACCTGATCGCGACGGCAGTCTTCTCGCAGCCGGAGATCGGCACGGTCGGCATGACGGAAGAAGATGCAGCACGCAAATTCGATGAGCTCGAGGTCTACCGCGCCGAGTTCCGCCCGATGAAGGCGACCCTTTCGGGACGGAAGGAAAGGATGATCATGAAGCTTGTGGTCAATGCCGCCGACCGCAAGGTGGTGGGTGCCCATATCCTCGGCCACGATGCCGGCGAAATGGCGCAACTGCTCGGTATTTCGCTGAAGGCGGGATGCACCAAGGACGACTTCGATCGCACCATGGCCGTGCATCCGACCGCGTCAGAAGAATTGGTGACCATGTATCAGCCGTCCTACCGGATCAGAAACGGCGAAAGGGTCGCTTGA
- a CDS encoding phytanoyl-CoA dioxygenase family protein has translation MKTDNTARKRVERVWLTEDSCSIEAFRAEVERRTDPADYPHATDCQKNILIYDSASLLADCGTDDSRRAALAEICEVLAEGPGVAVFKRAFADTSVIDQASRIFDEIIEEQHRTNRGGGDHFAKPGANDRIWNSLEKHCLRSPENFAAYYANAVVALVSEAWLGPHYQMTAQVNRVNPGGAAQSAHRDYHLGFQTSAVIEQYPAHVHKLSPVLTLQGAIAHCDMPLESGPTLFLPYSQSYVPGYLALKRPEFKAYFDENHVQLPLEKGDAVFFNPALFHAAGTNRSVDIKRVANLLQVSSAFGRAMETVDRERMCGVLYPALKALAADGTLSAGEIANAIASCAEGYSFPTNLDRDPPLGGLAPKTQAQLMHEALAAGWETVAFVEALAVQAEKKKS, from the coding sequence ATGAAGACCGACAACACGGCGAGGAAACGCGTCGAGCGCGTATGGCTGACGGAGGATTCCTGCAGTATCGAGGCGTTCCGCGCCGAGGTCGAGCGCCGCACCGACCCGGCCGACTATCCGCATGCGACCGATTGCCAGAAGAACATCCTGATCTACGACAGCGCCAGCCTTCTTGCCGATTGCGGGACGGACGACAGCCGGCGCGCCGCGCTGGCGGAGATTTGCGAGGTTCTGGCCGAAGGACCTGGCGTTGCGGTGTTCAAGCGCGCCTTCGCTGATACGAGTGTCATCGACCAGGCAAGCCGCATCTTCGATGAGATCATCGAGGAGCAACACCGCACGAACCGCGGCGGCGGCGACCATTTCGCCAAGCCCGGCGCCAACGACCGCATCTGGAATTCACTGGAGAAGCATTGCCTGCGCTCTCCCGAAAACTTCGCGGCCTACTACGCCAACGCGGTTGTCGCACTCGTCAGCGAAGCCTGGCTCGGGCCACATTACCAGATGACGGCGCAGGTCAATCGCGTCAATCCGGGCGGAGCGGCGCAGTCGGCGCATCGGGACTATCACCTCGGTTTCCAGACATCAGCGGTCATCGAGCAATATCCCGCACATGTGCACAAGCTTTCGCCCGTTCTGACGCTACAGGGCGCCATCGCCCATTGCGACATGCCGCTCGAAAGCGGGCCGACCTTGTTCCTGCCCTACAGCCAGAGCTATGTGCCCGGCTATCTCGCGCTGAAAAGGCCCGAGTTCAAAGCGTACTTCGACGAAAATCATGTTCAGCTTCCGCTGGAGAAGGGCGATGCGGTGTTCTTCAATCCTGCGCTCTTCCATGCGGCGGGAACCAACCGCTCGGTGGACATCAAGCGCGTCGCAAATCTCCTTCAGGTCTCCTCCGCCTTCGGACGCGCGATGGAAACGGTCGACCGCGAACGGATGTGCGGCGTGCTCTATCCGGCCCTGAAGGCCCTTGCAGCGGACGGAACGCTCTCGGCCGGCGAAATTGCCAACGCGATTGCTTCCTGCGCCGAAGGCTATTCGTTCCCGACCAATCTCGATCGCGACCCGCCGCTCGGCGGCTTGGCGCCAAAGACGCAGGCACAGTTGATGCATGAAGCGCTGGCAGCCGGCTGGGAGACCGTGGCCTTCGTGGAGGCACTGGCCGTCCAGGCCGAGAAAAAGAAAAGCTGA
- a CDS encoding SDR family oxidoreductase has product MSTDYGRLDGKIAIVTGGTQGLGATIAALFAERGATGIVICGRNAAKGEAKAAEISKATGTKVVYVAADLERVEDARKVVDACDREFGRVDALVNAAAITDRGTILDTTPELFDRMFAINIRAPFFLIQETVKVMRREKIEGTIVNIGSMSAKAGQPFIAAYCASKGALETLTKNTAYALLRNRIRVNGLNIGWMASEGEDRIQREYHDAPADWLEKAAANQPFGRLVDPAEVARACAYLSSAESGLMTGSVICFDQSIWGAYDGSPHPAAPL; this is encoded by the coding sequence ATGAGCACGGATTATGGTCGTCTCGACGGAAAAATTGCCATTGTTACCGGCGGCACACAAGGGCTCGGCGCGACAATCGCCGCTCTCTTCGCCGAACGGGGCGCGACCGGTATCGTCATCTGCGGGCGCAACGCTGCCAAAGGCGAGGCGAAGGCAGCCGAAATCAGTAAGGCGACCGGCACCAAGGTGGTTTACGTGGCGGCCGATCTCGAGCGGGTCGAGGATGCCCGCAAGGTTGTCGATGCTTGCGACAGGGAATTCGGCCGGGTGGACGCATTGGTCAATGCCGCTGCCATCACCGACCGCGGCACGATCCTCGACACGACGCCGGAACTCTTCGACCGCATGTTCGCGATCAACATCCGCGCGCCCTTCTTCCTTATTCAGGAAACGGTGAAGGTGATGCGGCGCGAGAAGATCGAGGGCACGATCGTCAATATCGGCTCGATGTCGGCAAAGGCGGGTCAGCCCTTCATCGCCGCCTATTGCGCGTCGAAAGGCGCCCTGGAGACACTGACCAAGAACACGGCCTACGCGCTTCTGCGCAACCGCATCCGCGTCAACGGTCTTAACATCGGCTGGATGGCATCGGAGGGGGAGGATCGCATCCAGCGCGAATATCATGACGCACCCGCGGACTGGCTGGAGAAGGCGGCAGCGAACCAGCCCTTCGGCCGCCTTGTCGACCCGGCCGAGGTCGCGCGCGCCTGCGCCTATCTCTCCTCGGCGGAATCCGGCCTGATGACCGGTTCGGTGATCTGCTTCGACCAATCGATCTGGGGCGCCTACGACGGTTCCCCGCATCCGGCGGCGCCGCTCTGA